A DNA window from Aminipila luticellarii contains the following coding sequences:
- a CDS encoding IS66 family transposase: MAMKYTEEQLNSIDPSILVQLFLAMQEESEKQSRKLEEMDKKLQRIMEQLVLSKQERFGRSSEKMGDYGQLYFMEVDGKIAFFNEAEAVCDLEGSEEDVTTP; this comes from the coding sequence ATGGCAATGAAATACACAGAAGAACAATTAAACAGCATCGATCCGTCGATTCTCGTGCAGCTTTTTCTTGCCATGCAGGAAGAATCTGAAAAGCAGAGCCGAAAGCTTGAAGAAATGGATAAAAAGCTCCAACGGATCATGGAACAGCTGGTTCTCTCCAAGCAGGAACGCTTTGGTCGGTCCTCAGAAAAGATGGGGGACTATGGACAACTCTACTTCATGGAGGTAGACGGAAAGATCGCCTTCTTTAATGAAGCAGAAGCGGTTTGCGACCTTGAAGGATCCGAGGAAGATGTCACGACTCCCTAA
- a CDS encoding helix-turn-helix transcriptional regulator — MYEWYKNVQKIVDEIDGCIKKQKDEALTLKYLAHKLGYSEFYISRKFKEISGMQFRDYLRYRRLAFALKQVRDTEYGILDIALNYGFSSHEAFTRAFKATYGITPSEYRQNPIPVVLRTIIRPFDCYFLGIGGTGMLKSAEDVKTYFITIPTHKFLHIKNYESIGYWDFWQKQSLVSGQDCETICGLLDSIKGKLDDVGGSEANSGSGQIMAFINEPTGRICSWGIPLAECYGVRLSIDYDGEAPSQMHMIDVPETEYIVFEHGPFDFETENSSVEEKIEKAMKEFDYTATGYCLDTTPGRVFYFYHDCTRFWKYIRPVRKV, encoded by the coding sequence ATGTATGAGTGGTACAAGAATGTTCAAAAAATTGTTGATGAGATAGACGGTTGCATTAAAAAGCAAAAGGATGAAGCATTGACCCTAAAGTATCTTGCACATAAGTTGGGCTATTCGGAATTCTACATTTCGAGAAAGTTTAAAGAAATTTCGGGTATGCAATTTAGAGATTATCTGCGTTATCGAAGACTGGCTTTTGCATTGAAACAAGTTCGGGACACCGAATATGGTATTTTAGACATTGCTTTGAATTATGGATTTTCTTCACATGAAGCTTTTACTCGTGCGTTCAAGGCAACATATGGTATTACTCCAAGTGAATACCGTCAAAATCCTATACCAGTCGTGCTTCGTACAATAATAAGGCCCTTTGACTGCTATTTTTTAGGAATTGGAGGAACTGGTATGTTAAAATCAGCAGAGGATGTAAAGACTTATTTTATTACAATTCCCACACATAAGTTTTTGCATATTAAGAACTATGAGAGTATTGGGTATTGGGACTTTTGGCAAAAGCAGAGTCTCGTTTCAGGACAGGATTGTGAAACAATTTGTGGGTTACTGGATAGTATCAAGGGAAAATTAGATGATGTAGGTGGAAGTGAAGCGAATAGCGGTAGCGGTCAAATTATGGCATTTATAAATGAACCTACTGGTAGAATCTGTAGTTGGGGAATTCCACTTGCGGAATGTTATGGTGTACGTCTATCGATTGATTATGATGGTGAAGCGCCATCACAAATGCATATGATTGATGTTCCAGAAACGGAATATATTGTTTTTGAACATGGACCGTTCGATTTTGAGACAGAAAATAGCAGTGTGGAGGAAAAAATCGAAAAGGCAATGAAAGAATTTGATTATACCGCTACTGGTTATTGTCTCGATACCACTCCTGGCAGAGTGTTTTATTTCTATCATGATTGCACACGGTTTTGGAAGTATATCAGACCTGTGCGGAAAGTGTAA
- a CDS encoding IS30 family transposase, which translates to MTKFFTYEERLDLQKFLKECLSFKEISRRLDKNPTTISREVRKYSSQIATGYPGFPFNACKNRFNCRMKKVCGRECSRKSDIYCKLCSSCNSNCPEFVEEVCTARFRVPYTCNGCETIGKCTLLKNIYDAEHAHIKSHELISQSRSGLCVSEDEISRLNKIISPLVQKGQSVNQIYINHQDELMCSEKTIYNYIDACLFDVRNIDLPRKVKFRQRYKKPDFKVDKGCRIGRNYEAFRAFMDKNLDTAVVQMDSVIGSKGGKCLLTIHFVECSLMLAFLRDANTSKSVINVFNQLDKVLEETVFNRLFPVILTDNGSEFSNPKAIEYRQTIPYQRTSVFYCDAGSPYQKGAIEVNHELIRRVLPKGTSFNNLSQEDINLMMNHINSYKRKKLNNRSPYETFSFYHGEEVLHKLGCAPVAASDIMLKPKLLKK; encoded by the coding sequence ATGACTAAATTTTTTACCTATGAAGAAAGACTTGATCTACAAAAATTTCTGAAAGAGTGTCTTTCCTTTAAAGAAATTAGCCGCAGATTAGATAAGAACCCAACGACAATCTCAAGGGAAGTCCGAAAGTATAGCTCTCAAATTGCCACAGGATATCCGGGCTTTCCCTTTAATGCTTGTAAGAACCGTTTTAACTGTCGAATGAAAAAGGTTTGCGGTAGGGAATGTTCCAGAAAATCTGATATCTATTGCAAACTTTGTTCCTCATGTAATAGTAACTGCCCAGAGTTTGTGGAGGAAGTCTGTACCGCCAGATTCAGGGTTCCCTATACTTGTAATGGATGTGAGACAATTGGTAAATGTACACTTTTAAAAAATATTTATGATGCGGAACACGCCCATATAAAATCACATGAGCTTATTTCACAGTCACGAAGTGGCTTGTGTGTATCTGAGGATGAAATAAGTAGACTCAATAAGATTATTTCTCCTCTGGTTCAAAAAGGTCAATCTGTCAATCAAATCTATATCAATCATCAGGACGAGCTGATGTGTAGCGAAAAAACCATTTACAATTACATTGATGCATGTTTGTTTGATGTCAGAAACATTGATCTCCCAAGGAAAGTAAAGTTTCGACAGCGATATAAAAAGCCTGATTTTAAAGTGGATAAAGGCTGCCGAATTGGACGTAATTATGAAGCATTTAGAGCTTTTATGGATAAAAATCTGGATACTGCCGTTGTTCAGATGGATTCTGTTATTGGTTCTAAAGGAGGCAAATGTCTTCTGACTATTCACTTTGTAGAATGTAGTCTTATGCTCGCTTTCTTGAGGGATGCTAATACCTCTAAGTCTGTTATCAATGTCTTCAATCAACTTGATAAGGTCCTGGAGGAAACGGTATTTAACAGACTATTTCCTGTTATTCTTACGGATAATGGAAGTGAATTTTCCAACCCGAAGGCGATTGAATATCGACAAACGATACCATATCAGCGAACTAGCGTGTTCTACTGCGATGCAGGCAGTCCTTATCAAAAAGGAGCAATCGAAGTAAACCATGAATTAATACGAAGAGTTTTACCCAAAGGTACAAGCTTCAACAACCTATCGCAGGAAGATATCAATTTAATGATGAATCATATCAATTCTTACAAAAGAAAAAAGCTAAATAATCGTAGTCCCTACGAAACATTCAGCTTTTATCATGGAGAAGAAGTTTTACATAAACTTGGATGTGCACCGGTTGCAGCCAGTGACATCATGTTAAAACCTAAGCTTCTCAAAAAATAA
- a CDS encoding IS3 family transposase (programmed frameshift), protein MTERRKPRSYADEFKQQLVQLYHNGKRKCDICREYDIATSLLDKWLEQSATSGSFHEKDNRSTEQQELIELRKRNKQLEMENDILKPSSADFGAKVNVIKANAHKYSVSAMCKVLNISRSSYYYEAKQKPKENHLAAEIREIFRQSRNNYGTRKIKVELHKKGFTVSRRRIGRIMKQEGLVSAYTVAQYKPHIDKYNESKVENIVNREFSDQSQYNVVVSDLTYVRVGNSWNYICVLVDLFNREIIGYSAGRNKDAALVSKAFSRVNVNLNKIQIFHTDRGNEFKNRTLDETLEAFHIRRSLSMKGCPYDNAVAEATFKIIKTEFVKGQQYETLEQLQYELSDYVNWFNNHRIHSSLGYMTPREYRLTNLKKVV, encoded by the exons ATGACCGAAAGAAGAAAACCCCGTTCCTATGCGGATGAATTTAAACAGCAGTTAGTTCAACTGTATCATAATGGAAAAAGGAAATGTGATATCTGCCGAGAGTATGACATCGCCACTTCATTGCTGGATAAATGGCTCGAGCAGTCTGCCACCTCCGGTTCTTTCCATGAGAAAGATAACCGTTCCACAGAGCAGCAGGAATTAATTGAACTGCGTAAACGCAATAAACAATTGGAGATGGAGAATGACATTTTAAAAC CAAGCAGCGCTGATTTTGGGGCGAAAGTAAATGTAATAAAGGCAAATGCCCACAAATACTCTGTATCAGCAATGTGTAAAGTCCTAAACATTTCAAGAAGTTCTTATTATTATGAAGCAAAACAAAAACCAAAGGAGAACCATCTGGCTGCTGAAATCCGGGAGATATTCCGTCAGAGCCGGAATAATTATGGTACCCGGAAAATCAAAGTGGAGCTTCACAAAAAAGGATTCACCGTATCCCGCAGGCGCATTGGACGAATCATGAAACAGGAAGGCCTTGTATCCGCTTATACAGTGGCACAATATAAGCCCCATATTGATAAATACAATGAATCAAAGGTTGAGAATATAGTGAACCGGGAATTTTCTGACCAGTCCCAATATAACGTTGTAGTCAGCGATTTGACCTATGTACGGGTAGGTAACAGCTGGAATTACATTTGTGTGCTTGTTGACCTGTTCAACAGAGAAATCATCGGTTACAGTGCAGGCAGGAACAAAGATGCGGCATTGGTAAGCAAAGCCTTTTCCAGAGTCAATGTTAATCTGAATAAAATACAGATTTTCCACACAGATCGTGGAAATGAATTCAAAAACAGAACTCTGGATGAAACGCTTGAGGCATTCCACATTCGCCGTTCCCTGAGCATGAAAGGCTGTCCCTACGACAATGCGGTGGCAGAGGCCACGTTTAAAATCATCAAGACCGAGTTTGTGAAAGGACAGCAATATGAAACACTGGAGCAATTACAATACGAATTATCGGATTATGTAAACTGGTTTAACAACCACAGAATCCACTCATCACTGGGTTATATGACCCCGAGAGAATATCGGCTTACTAACCTTAAAAAAGTTGTCTAA
- the rlmD gene encoding 23S rRNA (uracil(1939)-C(5))-methyltransferase RlmD, which translates to MEICKHDQFCGGCIHQGIPYEKQVEMKGREVLRLLEDKGIKYEKFLGIEGSPKQYAYRNKMEYTFGDQVKDGDMTLGMHQKGRFMSIITVDECQLVDPDFNRILRAVLDFCNRNGYRFYHKKTHEGLMRNLIIRKGERTGEILVNVVTSSQTEFDEAAFTEYIRQLPLHNNLVGVLRTINDGIADAVNCDELKVLWGRDYYMEKIMGLEFKVSAFSFFQTNIEAVERLYTEALELIDDLEGKTVYDLFCGTGTITQALALKAKKAIGVELVEEAVEAAKVNAALNGLANCKFLAGDVFNVLDNIEEKPDVIVVDPPRMGIQNKALSKIVDYGVKQIVYISCNPKTLAENLQFMQLYGYEVKTVKAYDNFPMTKHTECVVLMTKCGSDKK; encoded by the coding sequence ATGGAAATATGTAAACATGATCAATTTTGCGGGGGATGTATTCATCAGGGCATACCGTATGAAAAGCAGGTAGAGATGAAGGGAAGGGAAGTCCTTCGCCTGCTGGAGGATAAAGGCATAAAATATGAAAAGTTTTTGGGCATTGAAGGCAGTCCCAAACAGTATGCCTACCGGAATAAGATGGAGTATACCTTTGGAGATCAAGTCAAGGACGGTGATATGACGCTGGGCATGCATCAAAAGGGGAGGTTCATGTCCATTATCACCGTGGATGAATGCCAGTTGGTAGACCCGGATTTTAACCGGATTCTTCGGGCTGTTTTGGATTTTTGTAATCGGAATGGGTATCGATTCTATCATAAAAAGACACATGAAGGACTCATGAGAAACCTGATCATCCGAAAAGGGGAGCGAACCGGAGAAATTCTCGTAAATGTGGTCACATCTTCTCAGACCGAGTTTGACGAAGCTGCTTTTACAGAATATATCAGGCAGCTTCCGCTGCATAATAATCTGGTCGGCGTGCTTCGAACCATCAATGACGGTATCGCAGATGCAGTCAACTGCGATGAATTGAAAGTCCTTTGGGGACGGGATTATTATATGGAAAAAATTATGGGGCTGGAGTTTAAGGTCAGTGCATTTTCCTTTTTTCAGACAAATATTGAAGCAGTAGAGCGTTTATATACAGAGGCTTTAGAATTAATTGATGACCTGGAAGGAAAAACAGTTTATGATTTGTTCTGCGGAACCGGAACCATTACACAGGCACTGGCTTTAAAGGCCAAAAAGGCCATAGGCGTGGAGCTGGTGGAGGAAGCCGTAGAAGCTGCTAAAGTGAATGCAGCATTAAACGGTCTTGCAAATTGCAAATTCCTTGCAGGAGATGTCTTTAATGTGCTGGACAATATAGAAGAAAAGCCGGATGTCATCGTGGTGGATCCTCCCAGAATGGGAATTCAGAACAAGGCCTTAAGCAAAATAGTAGATTATGGCGTGAAGCAAATTGTTTATATCTCTTGTAATCCTAAAACATTGGCAGAAAATTTGCAGTTTATGCAGCTTTATGGGTATGAAGTGAAAACAGTGAAAGCGTATGATAATTTTCCGATGACGAAACATACGGAGTGTGTGGTTTTGATGACGAAATGTGGTTCTGATAAGAAATAA
- a CDS encoding SpoIID/LytB domain-containing protein, with translation MEFTVKRFLSIAIACIVIITAYAAFSVSCADASTMPEYIRIGLKYGSSSAGEYEMTFDGGVRLGMGSNEGFTELTAFPDVNRVLIRLESGNIQLIGTKNSGETVILNEGQTNANCLMPYDNDGLVGFGSSQYRGGILFNSTSGKLTIINLLPVEEYLYGVINAELSKSYPEEALKAQAVAARSYAVCNLGNHKSYGFDLCATTHCQVYKGYTDEYPETVHAVDATRGETIQYNGETVNAFFYKNSGGYTQDSQDVWGGNVGYLKAVKDEYSPAYSWSQSFTFAELSSKLASAGYNVGNVTTVSITKRNQSGAVETLQFTGTGGTAVLQKDKIRSVLGSSLIKSTMFSMGEAETVQPSEDKTSTAYGFSKGINRAAELPETIYAVNKNGAASPIAVKDVYVHNGKTTKLQQQASGGSQISNTLESVSGGNVTFTGLGYGHGVGMPQDSAVEMAKKGFTYEDILKYYYTDISIH, from the coding sequence ATGGAGTTTACAGTAAAAAGATTTTTGTCAATAGCTATAGCATGTATAGTAATCATAACCGCATATGCGGCTTTTAGCGTCAGCTGTGCGGATGCTTCCACCATGCCGGAGTATATCAGGATTGGTTTAAAATATGGAAGTTCAAGTGCCGGTGAGTATGAAATGACCTTTGACGGCGGTGTGCGGCTTGGTATGGGAAGCAATGAAGGCTTTACCGAACTCACAGCCTTTCCGGATGTGAACAGGGTGTTGATCCGCCTTGAGTCAGGAAACATACAGCTCATAGGAACGAAGAACTCAGGAGAAACGGTTATCCTGAATGAGGGTCAGACCAATGCAAATTGTCTGATGCCGTATGACAACGATGGTCTTGTAGGCTTTGGAAGCAGTCAATACCGGGGAGGGATTTTATTCAATAGCACCTCAGGAAAATTGACTATTATTAATTTACTGCCGGTAGAAGAATATTTATATGGTGTCATCAATGCAGAATTAAGTAAATCTTATCCGGAAGAGGCGTTAAAAGCTCAAGCCGTGGCGGCGAGAAGCTATGCTGTCTGCAATCTTGGGAATCATAAGTCATATGGTTTTGATCTTTGTGCCACTACGCATTGCCAAGTCTACAAGGGATATACGGATGAATACCCGGAGACAGTTCATGCGGTAGATGCTACCAGAGGAGAAACCATTCAATATAATGGCGAGACTGTAAACGCCTTTTTCTATAAGAACAGCGGCGGTTATACGCAAGATTCCCAAGACGTGTGGGGAGGAAATGTGGGATACCTGAAAGCGGTCAAGGATGAGTATTCTCCTGCGTATTCGTGGAGTCAATCCTTTACCTTTGCGGAATTGTCCAGTAAATTGGCTTCCGCAGGCTACAATGTGGGCAACGTTACTACGGTTTCCATAACAAAGAGAAATCAGTCCGGAGCGGTAGAAACCCTTCAATTTACAGGAACCGGTGGAACCGCTGTGCTTCAAAAGGACAAAATAAGAAGCGTATTGGGCTCTTCCCTTATCAAATCGACGATGTTTTCTATGGGAGAGGCTGAAACCGTTCAGCCCAGCGAGGATAAGACGTCAACAGCTTATGGCTTTTCAAAAGGTATAAACCGTGCGGCAGAACTTCCGGAAACCATATATGCAGTCAATAAAAATGGGGCGGCCAGTCCCATTGCTGTAAAGGACGTATATGTTCATAACGGCAAAACAACGAAATTGCAGCAACAGGCTTCGGGAGGAAGTCAAATATCAAATACCTTAGAAAGCGTCAGTGGAGGAAATGTGACCTTTACGGGATTGGGATACGGCCATGGAGTAGGCATGCCTCAGGACAGTGCGGTGGAAATGGCTAAAAAAGGCTTTACATATGAGGATATATTGAAGTATTATTATACGGATATTTCGATACATTAG
- the tgt gene encoding tRNA guanosine(34) transglycosylase Tgt: MKHAVTYELLKKDSRTKARRGRVHTPHGTIETPVFMPVGTAATVKAMRPEQVKEMGAQIILSNTYHLYLRPGHEIVREAGGLHKFMNWDRAILTDSGGFQVFSLGALRKITEEGVQFRSHIDGSKHMLSPEKSMEIQNALGSDIMMAFDECAPYPSDRDYVKNSLERTTRWLKRCKEYHKDTERQSLFGIMQGGMYKDLRYESAMQVVDLDLPGYAIGGLSVGEPKELMLDILDDCVDYLPEEKARYLMGVGSPDYLFEGVERGVDMFDCVLPTRIARHGMAMTSYGRVNIKNAKYERDFEALDPECDCYTCRNYSKAYLRHLYKCDEMLSAMLLSNHNLHFLVNMMGNIRKAIEEDRFLEYKNEFYTKYGRF, encoded by the coding sequence ATGAAACATGCAGTTACTTATGAACTGTTAAAGAAAGACAGCCGCACGAAGGCGAGAAGAGGGAGGGTACATACTCCCCATGGTACGATTGAAACGCCTGTGTTCATGCCCGTTGGAACGGCGGCTACCGTAAAAGCTATGCGGCCTGAACAGGTTAAAGAAATGGGAGCACAGATCATCTTGTCAAATACGTACCATTTATATTTGAGACCGGGACATGAAATCGTCCGGGAAGCGGGCGGTCTGCATAAATTTATGAACTGGGACAGAGCTATTTTAACAGATAGCGGCGGATTTCAGGTATTCAGTCTGGGAGCACTGAGAAAAATCACAGAAGAAGGGGTTCAGTTCAGATCTCATATTGACGGCTCCAAACATATGCTTTCACCAGAAAAGTCCATGGAAATTCAGAACGCATTAGGTTCGGACATCATGATGGCATTTGACGAATGTGCGCCGTATCCGTCAGACAGAGACTATGTAAAAAATTCACTGGAAAGAACCACCAGATGGTTGAAGCGGTGCAAAGAATATCATAAAGATACTGAAAGACAGTCTTTATTTGGTATCATGCAGGGAGGCATGTATAAAGATTTAAGATACGAAAGTGCCATGCAGGTGGTAGATCTGGATTTGCCGGGGTATGCCATTGGCGGATTAAGTGTAGGAGAGCCCAAGGAATTAATGCTGGATATATTGGATGACTGCGTGGACTATCTGCCCGAAGAAAAAGCCAGATATTTAATGGGTGTAGGAAGCCCGGATTATTTGTTTGAAGGAGTGGAACGGGGAGTGGATATGTTCGACTGCGTCCTTCCCACCAGAATTGCCAGACATGGTATGGCAATGACTTCTTACGGAAGGGTCAATATAAAAAATGCGAAATACGAACGAGATTTTGAAGCTCTTGATCCGGAATGTGACTGCTATACTTGCAGAAATTATTCCAAAGCGTATTTGAGACATTTATATAAATGTGATGAAATGTTGTCGGCAATGCTTTTATCCAATCATAATCTGCATTTCCTTGTGAATATGATGGGAAACATCAGAAAGGCTATTGAAGAAGACCGATTCCTTGAATACAAAAATGAGTTTTACACGAAATATGGCAGGTTTTAA
- the tnpB gene encoding IS66 family insertion sequence element accessory protein TnpB (TnpB, as the term is used for proteins encoded by IS66 family insertion elements, is considered an accessory protein, since TnpC, encoded by a neighboring gene, is a DDE family transposase.), with product MLNDATGFKKIYLAVGTTDLRKGIDGLAAIVKFQFNLDPYDKNTLCLFCGKKPDRIKGLIWEGDGFLLLYKRINIGTFKWPRLLNEAVEIAGEQYNLLMHGFEIIARRPIVELENPPKAM from the coding sequence ATGCTTAACGATGCCACCGGATTTAAAAAAATATATCTGGCAGTCGGAACTACGGATTTAAGAAAAGGCATTGACGGACTGGCTGCCATTGTGAAATTTCAATTCAATCTGGATCCATACGATAAGAACACCTTATGTTTGTTTTGCGGCAAAAAGCCGGACAGAATAAAAGGACTCATCTGGGAGGGAGATGGATTCCTGCTTCTTTACAAAAGGATCAACATTGGCACCTTTAAGTGGCCTCGTTTGTTAAATGAAGCGGTAGAAATCGCCGGGGAACAATACAACCTGCTTATGCATGGCTTTGAGATCATTGCCAGGCGCCCCATCGTGGAACTTGAGAATCCACCGAAAGCCATGTAA
- a CDS encoding ABC-three component system protein, which translates to MALIDKKKAPKIENLLALCPRCYATYSIDDNKKICKELTGVKQILMGHQRSVTLLDDLPIEKGVIGIILKVKNLKEKELADASLDPKEIKQKLSPDDNFALYMTVKTYVNTYYVRLREIMINLDKRGEIDYDEIQDQIHAIYKRLKKAKRTNIEIFNEIAAKIHKVSLQEEIYCQIVVSYFIQSCEVFDAIT; encoded by the coding sequence GTGGCGCTGATAGATAAGAAAAAAGCGCCGAAGATAGAAAATCTTCTGGCGCTTTGTCCGAGGTGCTATGCTACATATTCGATAGATGATAATAAAAAAATTTGTAAGGAACTTACGGGTGTAAAGCAAATTTTAATGGGGCATCAAAGAAGTGTAACACTACTTGACGATTTGCCAATTGAGAAAGGAGTTATTGGTATCATATTAAAAGTGAAAAATCTAAAAGAAAAAGAATTGGCTGATGCATCACTTGACCCGAAAGAAATCAAGCAAAAATTGAGCCCCGATGATAATTTTGCATTATACATGACAGTAAAAACCTATGTTAATACCTACTATGTAAGGCTCCGTGAAATAATGATTAACTTGGATAAGCGTGGAGAAATTGATTATGACGAAATCCAAGACCAAATACATGCTATTTACAAAAGACTAAAGAAAGCTAAAAGAACAAACATCGAAATATTCAATGAGATAGCTGCAAAGATTCATAAGGTAAGTCTGCAGGAAGAAATCTACTGTCAAATTGTCGTTTCGTACTTCATTCAGAGTTGCGAGGTGTTCGATGCAATTACCTAA
- the queA gene encoding tRNA preQ1(34) S-adenosylmethionine ribosyltransferase-isomerase QueA, whose translation MHINDFDYDLPSELIAQKPADKRDNSRLMVVHRDTGAVEHKHFYNILEYLEPGDCLVLNNSKVLPARLFGIKAETGAKVEFLLIKRLDGDLWETMVRPGKRLKPGDVVDFSREGATAKFQATVVDYGEEGTRHVKFEYEGIFLERLEELGSMPLPPYIERESEEQDKDRYQTVYCKEEGSVAAPTAGLHFTEELLGQAQEKGIRLAYVTLHVGIGTFRPVKCDIIEEHKMHFEEYEVSEESARIINETKENGGRIFSVGTTSCRTVESAATLNEDGQSSAYQVKPGHGNTGIFIYPGYEFKIIDCLITNFHLPKSTLLMLISALYDREKILEVYKTAVEEKYRFFSYGDAMLIL comes from the coding sequence ATGCATATTAATGATTTTGATTACGACCTGCCTTCTGAGCTGATTGCACAGAAACCAGCAGATAAGAGAGATAATTCAAGGCTCATGGTGGTGCACAGAGATACCGGAGCCGTTGAGCATAAACATTTTTACAATATTTTAGAGTATTTAGAACCCGGGGATTGTTTGGTGTTAAACAATTCTAAGGTGCTGCCTGCCCGTCTTTTCGGAATCAAAGCAGAAACCGGAGCAAAAGTAGAATTTCTTCTCATAAAAAGGCTGGACGGTGATCTGTGGGAAACCATGGTAAGACCGGGTAAACGGCTTAAACCCGGGGATGTAGTAGACTTTTCCAGAGAGGGAGCTACTGCAAAATTTCAGGCTACGGTGGTGGATTATGGAGAAGAAGGAACCAGACATGTAAAATTTGAGTATGAAGGTATTTTCCTTGAACGCTTGGAGGAGCTTGGAAGTATGCCTCTTCCTCCTTATATTGAAAGGGAAAGTGAAGAGCAGGATAAGGATAGATACCAGACCGTATATTGCAAGGAAGAAGGCTCCGTAGCCGCTCCCACAGCAGGTCTTCACTTTACAGAGGAGCTGCTGGGGCAGGCACAGGAAAAAGGTATCCGGTTGGCCTATGTGACGCTTCATGTGGGCATTGGTACCTTTAGACCGGTCAAATGCGATATTATAGAAGAGCATAAAATGCACTTTGAAGAATATGAGGTAAGCGAGGAAAGTGCCAGAATTATCAATGAAACAAAGGAAAACGGCGGAAGAATTTTTTCCGTGGGAACCACTTCCTGCCGAACTGTTGAAAGTGCAGCTACACTGAATGAAGACGGACAAAGCTCAGCCTATCAGGTAAAGCCGGGACACGGAAACACCGGAATCTTTATATATCCGGGCTATGAATTCAAGATCATCGATTGTTTGATCACGAACTTCCATCTGCCTAAATCAACCCTGTTGATGCTTATTTCCGCACTTTATGACAGAGAGAAGATCCTGGAAGTGTATAAGACTGCCGTAGAAGAAAAATATAGATTCTTTTCATACGGTGATGCCATGCTGATTTTGTAG
- the ruvB gene encoding Holliday junction branch migration DNA helicase RuvB produces the protein MDFMEYDERITSANQNKEEEGVELTLRPKKLEDYIGQKTATENLKVFIEAAQMRNEPLDHVLFYGPPGLGKTTLAGIIANELGVDLRITSGPAIERAGDLAAILTNLNENDVLFIDEIHRLNRSVEEVLYSAMEDYALDIIIGKGPSARSIRLDLAKFTLIGATTRAGSLSAPLRDRFGVVSKFELYTIEELKKIILRSAGLLNIEVDDASLEAMAKRSRGTPRVANRILKRVRDFSQVKGRGVIDLDITNETLKSLGVDEYGLEALDREILKLIIERFKGGPVGIDTIAASIGEDRVTIEDVYEPYLIQAGFLHRTQKGRMVSEQAYKHLGIKMPE, from the coding sequence ATGGATTTTATGGAATATGATGAGCGGATCACTTCTGCGAATCAAAATAAGGAGGAAGAAGGCGTAGAGCTTACGCTGCGGCCTAAAAAATTAGAGGACTACATCGGTCAGAAAACCGCTACGGAAAACTTAAAGGTGTTTATTGAAGCGGCGCAGATGCGAAATGAACCGCTGGATCATGTGCTTTTTTACGGTCCGCCGGGCTTAGGGAAAACTACGCTGGCCGGAATTATAGCCAATGAGCTTGGGGTGGATCTGCGAATCACATCGGGACCGGCTATAGAAAGAGCCGGGGACTTGGCAGCAATACTCACGAATCTAAATGAAAACGATGTGCTCTTCATCGACGAAATACACAGATTGAACCGATCGGTAGAAGAAGTGCTGTATTCTGCCATGGAGGATTATGCGCTGGATATTATCATAGGAAAAGGCCCGTCGGCCAGATCGATTCGTCTGGATTTGGCGAAATTTACTTTAATAGGAGCCACTACCAGAGCAGGAAGTCTGTCTGCCCCTCTCCGAGATCGGTTCGGTGTGGTCAGCAAATTTGAACTGTACACCATAGAGGAATTGAAAAAAATTATTCTGAGATCTGCGGGGCTTTTAAACATCGAAGTGGATGATGCGTCCCTGGAAGCTATGGCTAAGCGGTCAAGAGGAACCCCAAGGGTTGCCAACAGGATACTTAAACGGGTAAGAGACTTTAGTCAGGTGAAGGGCAGAGGAGTCATTGATCTGGATATAACCAATGAAACCCTGAAATCTCTTGGAGTAGATGAATACGGGCTGGAAGCACTGGACAGAGAAATCCTAAAGCTGATTATTGAGCGTTTCAAGGGCGGACCTGTGGGCATAGATACCATTGCCGCCTCCATCGGTGAAGATCGGGTCACGATTGAAGATGTCTACGAACCTTATCTGATTCAAGCGGGATTTTTGCACAGAACGCAAAAGGGAAGAATGGTTTCAGAACAGGCCTATAAGCACTTAGGAATCAAAATGCCAGAGTAA